One window from the genome of Ancylothrix sp. D3o encodes:
- the trxA gene encoding thioredoxin, protein MSSAAPVTDSTFKQEVLDSELPVLVDFWAPWCGPCRMVAPVVDEIAQQYGGQVKVVKVNTDENPGVASQYGIRSIPTLMIFKGGQRVDMVVGAVPKTTLAQTLEKYL, encoded by the coding sequence ATGTCATCAGCAGCACCAGTTACAGATTCAACGTTTAAGCAAGAAGTCCTAGATAGCGAACTTCCTGTTTTAGTAGATTTTTGGGCTCCTTGGTGTGGGCCTTGCAGAATGGTCGCGCCGGTTGTGGATGAAATTGCCCAGCAATACGGCGGCCAGGTAAAAGTGGTTAAGGTGAATACAGATGAAAATCCGGGTGTTGCGAGCCAGTATGGCATCCGCAGTATCCCCACTTTGATGATTTTCAAGGGGGGTCAGCGGGTTGATATGGTGGTGGGTGCGGTTCCTAAAACTACTTTGGCACAGACTCTGGAAAAATATCTCTAA